The genomic region AAACATTCCATAGCGAATTCCATTTGACCTTTTTAAAAAATTAAAAGACAAGCAAATGAAAACATCTAAAATTTTACTTTTAACGGCAACCCTATTGCTCACTACATCGATTACGAAAGCCCAAGGAATTATCGATGGCTATTTTAAAAATCAAGGAGATGGAACAGTGGCGCTTTCTTACACCATAAGCAATTACACCTCCTTTTATGTAGGCGAAAACGAAGCTCCGGCCTCTCCTATCGGACATGCTTCTCAAGATATTTATAACTTATACGCCAACTACGGAATTACCGACAATTTGCTAGCAGTTGTAAACCTACCATATATTTCCGCTACGTCAGAAAATCCAGATCCTATAACTGGTGAAGATTCAGTATCTGACTTTCAAGACTTGGTCATTGCTTTAAAGTGGAGACCTTTTAAGTCGGATTTAAGTGGTGGATTTATCAATTATTTTGTTTCTGCAGGAGCCGCTTTTCCCCTTGGTTATGAGCCCAACGGAATCCTCTCCATAGGAAACGGCGCTACCAGCATCGATGGAAAACTGGGAGTCCATTTTCAAAGCAATTCTGGATTCTTTACAACAATTACCGGTGGTTATAGTTTTAGAACGGAGGCAGACAACAATTTAATGCCCAATTTCGACGGCGATTACGATGTTCCAAATGCCGTACTGTTTGGAGGAAAAATTGGTTGGGCTACCGAAAAAGTCTATTTAGAAGGATGGATAGACCACCAAACCTCTACAGCCGGTGTGGATATTATGG from Galbibacter sp. BG1 harbors:
- a CDS encoding transporter; translation: MKTSKILLLTATLLLTTSITKAQGIIDGYFKNQGDGTVALSYTISNYTSFYVGENEAPASPIGHASQDIYNLYANYGITDNLLAVVNLPYISATSENPDPITGEDSVSDFQDLVIALKWRPFKSDLSGGFINYFVSAGAAFPLGYEPNGILSIGNGATSIDGKLGVHFQSNSGFFTTITGGYSFRTEADNNLMPNFDGDYDVPNAVLFGGKIGWATEKVYLEGWIDHQTSTAGVDIMGPGFMGNFPETKVNYTMLGANSYFSFFKHFGINAGFGTIVDGRNIGESSFFTTALVYNY